The following are encoded together in the Lytechinus variegatus isolate NC3 chromosome 19, Lvar_3.0, whole genome shotgun sequence genome:
- the LOC121405798 gene encoding L-lactate dehydrogenase-like isoform X2, with translation MATLTNKLMDMVVDQLDDISPTKVTIVGVGQVGMACAYSIMTQNIASEIALVDVIADKLKGEVYDMQHGLAFVKGCCVKGDTDYKVTAGSRLCIITAGARQRDGESRLNLVQRNVKIFEGIVPNLVRYSPNTVLLVVSNPVDILTYVAWKLSGLPANRVIGAGTNLDTARFRFLLGEKLGIAPSSVHGYIIGEHGDSSVAVWSATTVAGVSLQNLHPEIGTAKDPENMNQVHQEVIDSAYEIIKLKGYTSWAIGLSCATLASAVLRNQKGAYAVSTVAKGYHGIEHPVFLSLPCILGQDGISHVIKQTLNTKEQAQLQSSANTLWDIAKSLELREPSKEGKVDSKQ, from the exons ATGGCAACCCTCACTAATAAGTTGATGGACATGGTCGTTGACCAACTGGACGACATATCACCAACCAAAGTGACCATCGTTGGTGTTGGTCAAGTGGGCATGGCTTGTGCATACAGTATAATGACACAG AATATAGCTAGTGAGATAGCGCTTGTTGATGTGATTGCTGATAAGTTAAAAGGTGAAGTATATGACATGCAGCACGGTCTAGCGTTCGTCAAGGGATGCTGTGTAAAAGGAGATACAG attacaAAGTAACGGCTGGATCAAGACTATGCATCATTACTGCTGGAGCTAGGCAGAGAGATGGTGAAAGCAGACTTAATCTTGTtcaaagaaatgtaaaaatatttgaag GTATTGTTCCGAATCTGGTTCGCTACAGTCCAAACACAGTACTTCTAGTTGTGTCCAATCCTGTAGATATTCTTACATACGTTGCATGGAAACTGAGTGGTTTGCCTGCTAATAGGGTCATAGGTGCAGGGACAAACCTCGACACGGCTCGCTTCCGTTTCCTCCTTGGAGAAAAATTGGGTATTGCGCCCTCTAGTGTTCATGGGTATATCATCGGAGAGCACGGTGATTCTAGTG TTGCTGTCTGGTCAGCTACGACAGTAGCTGGAGTAAGTCTTCAGAACCTACACCCTGAGATAGGAACTGCTAAAGATCCTGAGAATATGAACCAAGTTCATCAAGAGGTCATAGATAG TGCATATGAGATCATCAAACTCAAAGGCTATACTTCATGGGCTATTGGATTGAGCTGTGCCACATTAGCTTCTGCTGTGTTAAGGAATCAGAAAGGAGCCTATGCTGTTTCTACTGTTGCCAAA gGATACCATGGTATTGAACATCCAGTATTCCTAAGTCTCCCATGTATTCTTGGTCAAGATGGAATCTCTCATGTTATAAAGCAGACATTGAATACCAAAGAACAGGCTCAGCTTCAATCCAGTGCTAATACCTTGTGGGACATCGCCAAATCGTTGGAGCTACGAGAGCCATCGAA
- the LOC121405798 gene encoding L-lactate dehydrogenase-like isoform X3 — protein sequence MATLTNKLMDMVVDQLDDISPTKVTIVGVGQVGMACAYSIMTQNIASEIALVDVIADKLKGEVYDMQHGLAFVKGCCVKGDTDYKVTAGSRLCIITAGARQRDGESRLNLVQRNVKIFEGIVPNLVRYSPNTVLLVVSNPVDILTYVAWKLSGLPANRVIGAGTNLDTARFRFLLGEKLGIAPSSVHGYIIGEHGDSSVAVWSATTVAGVSLQNLHPEIGTAKDPENMNQVHQEVIDSAYEIIKLKGYTSWAIGLSCATLASAVLRNQKGAYAVSTVAKGYHGIEHPVFLSLPCILGQDGISHVIKQTLNTKEQAQLQSSANTLWDIAKSLELREPSK from the exons ATGGCAACCCTCACTAATAAGTTGATGGACATGGTCGTTGACCAACTGGACGACATATCACCAACCAAAGTGACCATCGTTGGTGTTGGTCAAGTGGGCATGGCTTGTGCATACAGTATAATGACACAG AATATAGCTAGTGAGATAGCGCTTGTTGATGTGATTGCTGATAAGTTAAAAGGTGAAGTATATGACATGCAGCACGGTCTAGCGTTCGTCAAGGGATGCTGTGTAAAAGGAGATACAG attacaAAGTAACGGCTGGATCAAGACTATGCATCATTACTGCTGGAGCTAGGCAGAGAGATGGTGAAAGCAGACTTAATCTTGTtcaaagaaatgtaaaaatatttgaag GTATTGTTCCGAATCTGGTTCGCTACAGTCCAAACACAGTACTTCTAGTTGTGTCCAATCCTGTAGATATTCTTACATACGTTGCATGGAAACTGAGTGGTTTGCCTGCTAATAGGGTCATAGGTGCAGGGACAAACCTCGACACGGCTCGCTTCCGTTTCCTCCTTGGAGAAAAATTGGGTATTGCGCCCTCTAGTGTTCATGGGTATATCATCGGAGAGCACGGTGATTCTAGTG TTGCTGTCTGGTCAGCTACGACAGTAGCTGGAGTAAGTCTTCAGAACCTACACCCTGAGATAGGAACTGCTAAAGATCCTGAGAATATGAACCAAGTTCATCAAGAGGTCATAGATAG TGCATATGAGATCATCAAACTCAAAGGCTATACTTCATGGGCTATTGGATTGAGCTGTGCCACATTAGCTTCTGCTGTGTTAAGGAATCAGAAAGGAGCCTATGCTGTTTCTACTGTTGCCAAA gGATACCATGGTATTGAACATCCAGTATTCCTAAGTCTCCCATGTATTCTTGGTCAAGATGGAATCTCTCATGTTATAAAGCAGACATTGAATACCAAAGAACAGGCTCAGCTTCAATCCAGTGCTAATACCTTGTGGGACATCGCCAAATCGTTGGAGCTACGAGAGCCATCGAAGTAA
- the LOC121405798 gene encoding L-lactate dehydrogenase-like isoform X1 has product MATLTNKLMDMVVDQLDDISPTKVTIVGVGQVGMACAYSIMTQNIASEIALVDVIADKLKGEVYDMQHGLAFVKGCCVKGDTDYKVTAGSRLCIITAGARQRDGESRLNLVQRNVKIFEGIVPNLVRYSPNTVLLVVSNPVDILTYVAWKLSGLPANRVIGAGTNLDTARFRFLLGEKLGIAPSSVHGYIIGEHGDSSVAVWSATTVAGVSLQNLHPEIGTAKDPENMNQVHQEVIDSAYEIIKLKGYTSWAIGLSCATLASAVLRNQKGAYAVSTVAKGYHGIEHPVFLSLPCILGQDGISHVIKQTLNTKEQAQLQSSANTLWDIAKSLELREPSKYTNMLMGFGHFFMWTLVPLVALIAGHRAG; this is encoded by the exons ATGGCAACCCTCACTAATAAGTTGATGGACATGGTCGTTGACCAACTGGACGACATATCACCAACCAAAGTGACCATCGTTGGTGTTGGTCAAGTGGGCATGGCTTGTGCATACAGTATAATGACACAG AATATAGCTAGTGAGATAGCGCTTGTTGATGTGATTGCTGATAAGTTAAAAGGTGAAGTATATGACATGCAGCACGGTCTAGCGTTCGTCAAGGGATGCTGTGTAAAAGGAGATACAG attacaAAGTAACGGCTGGATCAAGACTATGCATCATTACTGCTGGAGCTAGGCAGAGAGATGGTGAAAGCAGACTTAATCTTGTtcaaagaaatgtaaaaatatttgaag GTATTGTTCCGAATCTGGTTCGCTACAGTCCAAACACAGTACTTCTAGTTGTGTCCAATCCTGTAGATATTCTTACATACGTTGCATGGAAACTGAGTGGTTTGCCTGCTAATAGGGTCATAGGTGCAGGGACAAACCTCGACACGGCTCGCTTCCGTTTCCTCCTTGGAGAAAAATTGGGTATTGCGCCCTCTAGTGTTCATGGGTATATCATCGGAGAGCACGGTGATTCTAGTG TTGCTGTCTGGTCAGCTACGACAGTAGCTGGAGTAAGTCTTCAGAACCTACACCCTGAGATAGGAACTGCTAAAGATCCTGAGAATATGAACCAAGTTCATCAAGAGGTCATAGATAG TGCATATGAGATCATCAAACTCAAAGGCTATACTTCATGGGCTATTGGATTGAGCTGTGCCACATTAGCTTCTGCTGTGTTAAGGAATCAGAAAGGAGCCTATGCTGTTTCTACTGTTGCCAAA gGATACCATGGTATTGAACATCCAGTATTCCTAAGTCTCCCATGTATTCTTGGTCAAGATGGAATCTCTCATGTTATAAAGCAGACATTGAATACCAAAGAACAGGCTCAGCTTCAATCCAGTGCTAATACCTTGTGGGACATCGCCAAATCGTTGGAGCTACGAGAGCCATCGAA